A genomic window from Martelella lutilitoris includes:
- a CDS encoding HvfC/BufC N-terminal domain-containing protein, with protein MADPRSAAATLEGFAAALLGPPAETAPEGVANPFGGPAVKRFGVYRNNVAVGLKGALADIFPVTRDLVGERFFSAMAGDYIAREPPRTPVIAEYGHGFSDFIATFQPAENLFFLPDIARLERAWLDAYHAEDADPLSPDTLQTLSPDGLMAAALVSHPATRLRRFDSAAVSIFLRVRNGTGLRDFDPSPAETALVTRPHYDVSVLALDDGQAVFFDKLIEGMPICEAAEAATALDPAFDLGGAFSILITSGAFTRLSAARE; from the coding sequence ATGGCTGACCCTCGCTCCGCTGCCGCAACGCTCGAAGGTTTCGCGGCGGCCCTTCTCGGGCCGCCGGCCGAAACCGCGCCGGAAGGTGTCGCCAACCCATTCGGCGGGCCGGCCGTCAAACGCTTCGGCGTCTATCGCAACAATGTCGCTGTCGGGCTCAAAGGCGCGCTCGCGGATATATTCCCGGTAACGCGCGACCTTGTGGGGGAACGGTTCTTCTCCGCCATGGCCGGCGACTATATCGCCCGCGAGCCGCCGCGAACGCCTGTGATTGCCGAATACGGCCACGGCTTTTCCGACTTCATCGCCACGTTCCAGCCAGCGGAAAATCTGTTCTTCCTGCCCGATATTGCCCGTCTGGAGCGGGCGTGGCTCGATGCCTATCACGCGGAAGATGCCGATCCGCTTTCCCCGGACACGCTCCAGACGCTTTCGCCGGACGGCCTGATGGCGGCGGCACTCGTTTCGCACCCGGCCACCCGGCTGCGGCGCTTCGACAGCGCGGCGGTGAGCATTTTCCTGCGCGTCCGCAACGGAACCGGGCTCAGGGACTTCGACCCGTCACCGGCCGAGACCGCCCTGGTGACCCGGCCGCACTACGACGTTTCCGTGCTTGCGCTGGACGACGGCCAGGCCGTCTTCTTCGACAAACTGATCGAGGGCATGCCGATCTGCGAGGCGGCCGAGGCCGCGACGGCGCTCGACCCCGCCTTCGACCTCGGCGGCGCGTTTTCGATATTGATCACCTCGGGCGCCTTCACGCGCCTTTCGGCTGCACGGGAGTAG
- a CDS encoding GGDEF domain-containing protein, producing the protein MDEQINTGAARRWLQSLSLRAWLVFGFLLALLPVLLFSVVWYTQYRQQVAEPFRHVLHTQHRVLVSLERIQSNLWDIAASVNDYANSGDEHYRSAFEAAERDVATHLRDLEQTTAAYPAFAPILQGVEQQWSALLQVAASVEPEDDAVNPTLMRFESVIAETGKRVEDIAETMRLMNEESHARALEVMRRLEVFAIIAGLMAIIFAGAGIYIIDQALIRSTDKLVEGAMRIAEGERDREIDVRVPPELASVAAAFNAMLKQIILQENKLAAAARADGLTGLDNRREFDRALDARIQASRETNQPFALLLIDVDHFKTFNDTYGHLAGDDVLRQVADVISKNARKEDRAYRYGGEEFVMIMPGLRAYEAAAIAERVRKAVAEQVMILPDGDERHLTISIGVSVFNPQASQPDIVDLADKALYTAKTEGRNRVKVTA; encoded by the coding sequence ATGGACGAGCAAATCAATACCGGAGCGGCAAGGCGATGGCTTCAGAGCCTTTCGCTCAGGGCCTGGCTCGTCTTCGGCTTTCTGCTCGCCCTGTTGCCGGTCCTTCTTTTCTCGGTGGTCTGGTACACGCAATACCGTCAGCAGGTCGCCGAACCGTTCCGCCACGTGCTCCACACCCAGCACAGGGTGCTCGTTTCGCTTGAGCGGATTCAGTCCAATCTCTGGGACATCGCCGCTTCGGTCAATGACTATGCCAACAGCGGCGATGAACACTACCGCAGCGCATTCGAGGCGGCCGAGCGCGATGTCGCGACGCATCTGCGCGATCTGGAACAGACGACCGCGGCCTATCCAGCCTTTGCCCCGATCCTTCAGGGCGTGGAGCAGCAATGGTCAGCCCTTCTCCAGGTCGCCGCCTCCGTGGAGCCCGAGGACGATGCCGTCAACCCGACGCTGATGCGCTTCGAAAGCGTGATCGCGGAAACCGGCAAGCGGGTCGAGGACATTGCCGAGACCATGCGTCTGATGAACGAAGAAAGCCATGCCCGCGCCCTCGAGGTGATGCGGCGGCTTGAAGTCTTCGCCATCATTGCGGGTCTTATGGCAATCATCTTCGCCGGCGCCGGCATCTATATCATCGATCAGGCGCTGATCCGCAGCACCGACAAGCTGGTCGAGGGCGCGATGCGCATCGCCGAAGGCGAACGCGACCGGGAGATCGACGTCCGCGTTCCGCCGGAGCTCGCATCGGTCGCTGCAGCCTTCAACGCCATGCTGAAGCAGATCATCCTGCAGGAGAACAAGCTCGCAGCCGCCGCGCGCGCCGACGGGCTGACGGGACTCGACAACCGCCGCGAATTCGACCGGGCCCTCGATGCCCGCATCCAGGCTTCGCGCGAGACCAACCAGCCCTTTGCCCTGCTCCTGATCGACGTCGACCATTTCAAGACCTTCAACGACACCTACGGCCACCTTGCCGGCGATGACGTGCTGCGCCAAGTCGCGGACGTGATTTCGAAAAACGCCCGCAAGGAGGATCGCGCCTACCGCTACGGGGGCGAGGAATTCGTGATGATCATGCCGGGCCTGCGCGCCTACGAGGCCGCGGCAATCGCCGAGCGGGTCCGAAAGGCAGTGGCCGAACAGGTGATGATCCTGCCGGACGGCGACGAACGCCACCTGACGATCAGCATCGGCGTCTCGGTGTTCAACCCGCAGGCAAGCCAGCCGGATATCGTTGATTTGGCGGACAAGGCGCTCTACACCGCAAAGACCGAGGGGCGCAACCGCGTGAAGGTCACCGCATAA
- a CDS encoding Hsp20 family protein, protein MRNVDFSPLYRSTVGFDRLFNLLDSMGQPEQAPAYPPYNIERTGENAYRISMAVAGFSESELSIEAHANVLTVKGEKAEEDDEGNSEYLYRGIAKRAFERRFQLADHMEVQGATLKNGLLYVELLRNIPEAMKPRRIAIETRSGEPKTISAQKNVEMDAA, encoded by the coding sequence ATGCGTAACGTCGATTTTTCGCCCCTTTATCGTTCTACCGTCGGTTTTGACCGGCTTTTCAATCTCCTCGACTCGATGGGCCAGCCCGAACAGGCGCCTGCCTATCCGCCCTATAATATCGAGCGTACCGGCGAGAATGCCTATCGCATCTCGATGGCCGTCGCCGGCTTCAGCGAAAGCGAGCTTTCCATCGAGGCCCATGCCAACGTGCTGACCGTGAAAGGCGAGAAGGCCGAGGAAGATGACGAAGGCAACAGCGAATACCTCTATCGGGGTATCGCAAAGCGCGCATTCGAACGCCGCTTCCAGCTGGCCGACCACATGGAAGTCCAGGGTGCAACACTGAAGAATGGTCTACTTTATGTTGAGCTGCTGCGCAACATTCCCGAGGCCATGAAACCGCGCCGAATTGCAATCGAAACGCGATCCGGCGAGCCGAAAACGATTTCGGCGCAGAAGAATGTGGAGATGGATGCCGCCTGA
- a CDS encoding DoxX family protein has protein sequence MHFICTIARLHDRVFTRLQTFLAPWFPGLFARLVFASTLWLYFLNSALTKVEPGLAGFFMVRSSAYYQIALPAVEAAGGDVSSVPFLPWGLIVHLGTYAELALPLLIIFGLATRLSALGMLGFIAVQTLVDITVHRVGGETIGALFDRFPDSVILDQRLLWTVPLVVLVIYGPGRISLDHLAARITRRWHG, from the coding sequence ATGCATTTCATCTGCACAATAGCGCGTCTCCATGACCGTGTCTTTACACGCCTCCAGACCTTCCTGGCGCCATGGTTTCCGGGGCTTTTCGCCCGTCTGGTGTTTGCGTCCACCCTCTGGCTCTACTTCCTGAACTCGGCACTGACCAAGGTCGAGCCCGGCCTTGCCGGCTTCTTCATGGTTCGCAGCTCCGCCTATTACCAGATCGCGCTTCCCGCCGTGGAGGCCGCCGGCGGCGATGTCTCCTCGGTGCCCTTCCTGCCCTGGGGGCTGATCGTTCATCTGGGAACCTATGCCGAACTCGCCCTGCCGCTGCTGATCATCTTCGGCCTCGCCACGCGGCTGAGCGCCCTCGGCATGCTCGGCTTCATCGCAGTCCAGACCTTGGTGGACATCACGGTACATCGGGTCGGCGGCGAGACCATCGGCGCGCTGTTCGACCGCTTCCCCGACAGCGTCATCCTCGACCAGCGCCTCCTCTGGACGGTGCCGCTGGTCGTGCTGGTCATCTACGGACCCGGCAGAATTTCCCTGGATCACCTGGCCGCGCGAATCACGCGGCGCTGGCACGGATGA
- a CDS encoding alpha/beta fold hydrolase translates to MDANHTIGMMRAFDGLMLRYGLFPCEDARATVLIVAGRAEFIEKYAETAADLRSAGFAVAILDLRGQGGSERRPEDGNMGHIEHFSDYPRDIVDFFAQKVEGRMPGPCFLLGHSLGGLIALSVAEQASGRFAGLVLSAPFVGIRHDRYPAFVVRAMAWLFSRTGRARQRTARPRSEPARFEDQPHTSDRARYARNIAAAKTDPPYLLGPVTFGWLSACLGAIRRLTRPKALAAIGCPSLVLSAGRDALIPAKPQARLAARFGARHLVLPSSGHEILQEVDAVRRPALDAILGFFDECLAAR, encoded by the coding sequence ATGGACGCGAACCACACGATCGGCATGATGCGCGCCTTTGACGGCCTCATGCTGCGCTACGGGTTGTTCCCATGCGAAGACGCACGCGCCACGGTGCTCATCGTCGCGGGCCGGGCGGAGTTCATCGAGAAATATGCCGAGACCGCGGCTGATCTTCGCAGCGCCGGTTTTGCCGTCGCTATCCTGGACCTGCGCGGCCAGGGCGGCTCCGAACGCCGTCCCGAGGACGGCAATATGGGCCATATCGAACATTTCTCGGACTACCCACGGGACATTGTCGACTTCTTCGCCCAGAAGGTCGAGGGCAGAATGCCCGGGCCTTGTTTTCTTCTAGGGCATTCGCTTGGCGGACTGATCGCGCTTTCGGTTGCGGAACAGGCTTCCGGCCGGTTTGCGGGCCTTGTGCTTTCAGCGCCCTTTGTCGGCATCCGCCATGACCGCTACCCGGCCTTTGTGGTCCGCGCCATGGCCTGGCTCTTCAGCCGCACGGGCCGGGCCAGGCAGCGCACCGCGCGGCCGCGCAGCGAACCGGCGCGGTTCGAGGACCAGCCGCACACATCGGACCGCGCCCGCTACGCGCGCAATATCGCGGCGGCGAAAACCGACCCGCCCTATCTGCTGGGGCCGGTGACCTTCGGCTGGCTCTCGGCCTGCCTCGGCGCGATCCGCCGGCTCACCCGCCCGAAGGCGCTTGCCGCGATCGGCTGCCCGTCGCTTGTCCTCTCCGCCGGCCGCGATGCGTTGATCCCGGCCAAACCCCAAGCTCGGCTTGCCGCAAGGTTTGGCGCGCGCCATCTCGTCCTGCCCTCATCCGGGCACGAGATCCTGCAGGAGGTCGATGCCGTGCGCCGCCCTGCCCTGGACGCCATCCTCGGCTTTTTCGATGAATGCCTGGCCGCGCGCTGA
- the hisN gene encoding histidinol-phosphatase has product MLPDHAFFTRLADAAAAETLPRFRSGLDVDNKLSGGFDPVTEGDRAAESAIRRLIEETYPDHGILGEEHGASGLDREYVWVIDPIDGTRAFISGVPVWGTLIGLYRNGRAVMGLMDQPFTGERFFADPGGSLFAGPGGPRRLKTRDCRELGAAVLFTTSPRIMDTAALSRYDRLERQVRLARYGIDCYAYCLLASGFADLVVESDLKPYDVGALIAIIEGAGGVISTWTGERPEHGGDIVAAATPALHEAALAELNAG; this is encoded by the coding sequence ATGCTTCCCGACCATGCCTTTTTCACAAGGCTCGCCGATGCCGCCGCCGCCGAGACCTTGCCGCGTTTCCGCTCGGGCCTTGATGTCGACAACAAGCTGAGCGGCGGTTTCGATCCTGTCACGGAAGGCGACAGGGCCGCCGAAAGCGCCATAAGGCGGCTGATCGAGGAGACCTATCCGGATCACGGCATCCTCGGCGAGGAGCATGGCGCAAGCGGGCTTGATCGCGAATATGTCTGGGTGATCGATCCGATCGACGGCACGCGGGCCTTCATCTCCGGCGTGCCTGTATGGGGCACGCTGATAGGGCTTTACCGGAACGGCCGTGCGGTGATGGGACTGATGGACCAGCCCTTTACCGGCGAGCGGTTCTTTGCCGATCCGGGGGGGAGCCTGTTTGCCGGGCCGGGCGGGCCGCGGCGGCTGAAAACCCGCGATTGCCGGGAACTCGGCGCGGCGGTGCTGTTTACCACCTCGCCGCGGATCATGGATACGGCTGCGCTGTCGCGCTACGACCGGCTGGAGCGGCAGGTCCGGCTCGCGCGCTACGGCATTGATTGCTATGCCTATTGCCTGCTGGCATCCGGTTTTGCCGATCTCGTCGTCGAAAGTGACCTGAAGCCCTATGATGTCGGGGCGTTGATTGCGATCATCGAAGGCGCAGGCGGCGTGATCTCCACCTGGACCGGCGAGCGGCCCGAGCATGGCGGCGATATCGTCGCTGCAGCGACGCCCGCACTTCACGAGGCGGCCCTTGCCGAACTGAACGCCGGATAA
- the bufB gene encoding MNIO family bufferin maturase, with amino-acid sequence MSSEMTALLARRQVPQRAGAGFKTAHADAILNDEYTIGFLEVHAENYMGAGGHPHRILTRMRLDFPLSVHGVGLSIGSPRGIDPGHLDRLAGVVERYEPGLVSEHLAWSTHDDAYYNDLLPLPYTDETLSHIVDHVDRVQNRLKRPILLENPSTYVAFSESTIPETIFLDEIARRSGCGLLLDVNNVHVSATNNGFDALSYLKSFPLERIGEIHLAGHAEDADDTGAPLLIDAHDRPVDDAVWALYAFVIQKTGPLPTLIEWDNDVPEWPLLKREAQLAEEIMNREGERFLLGSRHG; translated from the coding sequence ATGTCCAGCGAAATGACTGCCTTGCTTGCGCGGCGACAAGTCCCGCAGCGTGCCGGCGCCGGCTTCAAGACCGCCCATGCCGACGCCATCCTGAACGATGAATACACAATCGGCTTTCTCGAGGTCCATGCAGAAAATTATATGGGCGCGGGCGGCCATCCGCACCGTATCCTGACGCGCATGCGCCTGGACTTCCCCCTGTCCGTCCACGGCGTCGGCCTGTCGATCGGCTCGCCGCGCGGGATTGACCCGGGCCATCTGGACCGGCTGGCAGGCGTTGTCGAGCGCTATGAGCCGGGCCTCGTTTCCGAACACCTGGCCTGGTCGACCCATGACGACGCCTATTACAACGACCTTCTGCCGCTGCCCTATACCGATGAGACGCTTTCCCATATCGTCGACCATGTCGACCGGGTGCAGAACAGGCTCAAACGGCCGATCCTGCTGGAAAACCCGTCCACCTATGTGGCCTTTTCCGAAAGCACGATTCCGGAGACGATCTTCCTCGATGAGATTGCGCGCAGGAGCGGCTGCGGCCTGCTGCTCGACGTCAACAATGTCCATGTGTCAGCGACCAATAACGGCTTTGACGCGCTGTCATACCTGAAGAGTTTTCCGCTGGAGCGGATCGGCGAGATCCACCTCGCCGGCCACGCAGAGGATGCTGACGATACGGGCGCGCCGCTTCTGATCGACGCCCATGACCGACCCGTCGATGACGCCGTCTGGGCGCTTTATGCCTTCGTCATCCAGAAGACCGGCCCGCTTCCGACGCTGATCGAATGGGACAATGACGTGCCCGAATGGCCGCTCCTGAAGCGCGAGGCGCAACTGGCCGAGGAGATCATGAACCGTGAGGGCGAGCGTTTTCTGCTCGGCAGCCGCCATGGCTGA
- a CDS encoding ROK family protein, whose protein sequence is MTDTILCFDIGGTAIRAATATGGAQPGKVVRFPTPAGDRYAFLALVSSIIDDLKQRPAALAISLAGIVNPETGNLVVANIPAIHGTNLKADLEDRTQLPVIIANDADCFAVSEAVYGAGRDHDIVFGVIFGTGVGGGLVSGKRLINRAGGFAGEWGHGPVVPLVVGERSIPHFTCGCGLSGCVDTVAGAPGLQRLHAFLHGEKKSAPAILSAWHAGEARAAETVETCLQLLAGPLAMAINLTGATIVPAGGGLARDHALVAAIDETVRPLTLARPRHRLVVPATSGAEPGLAGAAAIGFQRLGIAAQPA, encoded by the coding sequence ATGACCGACACGATCCTCTGTTTCGATATCGGCGGAACCGCAATCCGCGCGGCGACTGCGACGGGCGGTGCGCAACCGGGCAAGGTCGTCCGCTTCCCGACCCCCGCCGGCGATCGCTACGCCTTCCTCGCCCTGGTCTCCTCCATCATCGATGACCTGAAGCAACGCCCGGCTGCGCTCGCCATTTCACTCGCCGGCATCGTCAATCCGGAAACGGGCAATCTGGTTGTCGCCAATATTCCGGCAATCCACGGCACCAACCTCAAGGCCGACCTCGAGGACCGGACGCAGCTTCCCGTCATCATCGCCAATGACGCCGACTGCTTCGCCGTATCCGAGGCGGTTTACGGCGCCGGACGGGATCATGACATCGTTTTCGGAGTGATTTTCGGAACGGGCGTCGGCGGCGGCCTCGTCTCGGGAAAGCGGCTGATCAACCGGGCCGGCGGCTTTGCCGGCGAATGGGGGCATGGCCCCGTGGTGCCGCTTGTCGTGGGCGAACGGTCCATCCCACATTTTACCTGCGGTTGCGGCCTTTCGGGCTGCGTCGATACCGTCGCCGGCGCGCCCGGCCTGCAGCGCCTCCACGCCTTTCTGCATGGGGAGAAGAAGTCCGCACCCGCGATACTGTCAGCCTGGCACGCGGGCGAGGCGCGGGCCGCCGAGACGGTCGAAACCTGCCTTCAGCTCCTGGCCGGGCCGCTCGCCATGGCCATCAACCTGACCGGCGCCACAATCGTGCCGGCGGGCGGCGGCCTTGCCCGCGATCACGCGCTTGTCGCGGCGATCGATGAGACCGTGCGCCCGCTTACCCTGGCAAGGCCGCGGCACAGACTGGTCGTTCCGGCGACAAGCGGCGCGGAGCCCGGCCTTGCCGGAGCGGCGGCAATCGGCTTCCAGAGGCTGGGGATTGCCGCGCAACCGGCCTGA
- a CDS encoding N-formylglutamate amidohydrolase — MKGATVTGRDELSFDGDARWFEVIRPERQTLPLVFNSPHSGRVYSNAFLSETRLDAHEIRRSEDLYVDELFAMAPAFGAPLQRAFFPRAFLDVNREPFELDPRMFSGALPSHVNMTSMRVAGGLGTIPRIVAENMPIYDAPIDAGAGLRRIEEIYRPYHRSLKQLMQETKRRFGQAVLIDCHSMPGSVTVGGHRRKPDIVIGDRFSTSASSDIAYAAISILERMGFVTAYNKPYAGGFITEHYGRPAADCHALQIEVSRRLYADEQSYAKKPEFIALKQALTLFIQQFSAFLAGSEDSAGLAAE; from the coding sequence ATGAAGGGAGCGACAGTGACCGGCAGGGATGAACTGAGTTTTGACGGCGATGCGCGTTGGTTCGAGGTGATCCGCCCCGAGCGGCAGACGCTGCCGCTGGTCTTCAACTCGCCCCATTCCGGCCGGGTCTACAGCAACGCCTTTCTGTCCGAGACGCGGCTTGACGCCCACGAGATCAGGCGTTCGGAAGATCTCTACGTCGATGAACTGTTCGCCATGGCGCCGGCCTTCGGTGCGCCGCTGCAAAGGGCTTTCTTTCCGCGCGCCTTCCTCGACGTCAACCGCGAACCCTTCGAGCTCGATCCGCGCATGTTTTCCGGCGCCCTGCCGTCGCATGTCAATATGACCTCCATGCGGGTCGCCGGCGGTCTCGGCACGATCCCGCGCATCGTCGCCGAGAACATGCCGATCTATGACGCCCCGATCGATGCGGGCGCGGGGCTCAGGCGGATCGAGGAAATCTACCGGCCTTATCACCGGAGCCTCAAGCAACTGATGCAGGAGACAAAGCGACGGTTCGGGCAGGCGGTGCTGATCGACTGCCATTCCATGCCCGGCAGCGTGACCGTCGGCGGCCACCGCCGGAAGCCCGATATCGTCATCGGCGACCGGTTCTCCACCAGCGCCTCGAGCGACATCGCCTATGCGGCGATCTCGATCCTCGAGCGGATGGGCTTCGTCACCGCCTACAACAAGCCCTATGCGGGCGGTTTCATCACCGAGCACTACGGCCGTCCCGCCGCCGATTGCCATGCGCTCCAGATCGAGGTCTCGCGCAGACTATACGCCGACGAGCAGAGCTACGCGAAAAAGCCGGAATTCATCGCGCTGAAACAGGCGCTGACGCTGTTCATCCAGCAATTCTCCGCGTTTCTCGCCGGCAGCGAGGACAGTGCGGGCCTTGCTGCGGAGTGA
- a CDS encoding BufA1 family periplasmic bufferin-type metallophore has translation MSKTNKISAATLAGALAVAVGSLAATAPAQAANVKCYGVAMAGQNDCAAGPGTTCAGTSKVDYQGNAWKYVAEGSCTDMKLPGDRMGSLEPLDRDLPAM, from the coding sequence ATGTCGAAGACCAACAAGATCAGCGCAGCAACGCTCGCCGGTGCGCTCGCCGTGGCTGTCGGCAGCCTTGCGGCCACCGCCCCCGCCCAGGCCGCCAACGTGAAGTGCTACGGCGTTGCCATGGCCGGCCAGAACGATTGCGCTGCCGGGCCGGGCACGACCTGCGCAGGCACGTCCAAGGTCGACTACCAGGGCAATGCCTGGAAATACGTGGCCGAGGGCTCCTGCACGGACATGAAGCTGCCGGGAGACCGGATGGGTTCGCTCGAGCCGCTCGATCGCGACCTTCCCGCAATGTGA
- a CDS encoding cellulose biosynthesis cyclic di-GMP-binding regulatory protein BcsB, with product MGRILLFIVFLLAGPAIAAAQTAPGAAAPFDMGSDGSGPPPQAVDPATPQPATAAPATPETAERLPFFRYVIPADEMRIEGENVERSWSMYLTEEQARSAAKFNIGYQNSIFVAPEFSRLTISFNNVEVASPPLSSSERKSDLRFDVPDGVLKPGYNIVSFKIKQRHRTDCDLESTYDLWTDIDPERTFLMFDNPDAGLMSTTDDIRAVGVDALGRTRFHIVAPGLSDTIAADPLLELAQGLALLADMPNTLFTYSKSEPVKFASGVLPVYVGTPAELRPLLGDALPDIGTTQSARFVSTNALGQSVLVLVAPSWQRIGPLIDGITAPAARSAAQKDEAYSTHSWRKQDTQLLTGHRTLTFEQLGIPTQEFSGRVFRAEFAIGLPADFYADAYGEARLLLDAAYGPIVLPGSRLHVFVNDQLAATWPISTVNGAVLRRTPVRFTMRHMRPGVNKIVLEAALLTKEDAACLPGQTADDTPRFAVFDTSEFEMPNFGRVAQVPNLWATSGTGFPYSRHEDRIPLYMDSLNGDTMSAASDFVAKLANAARHQIPVDVVHSVDDVGDGDAIFLGAIGTLPAQALRETKVSQTSRSVWTQQVGGEANYNEAPETTIEEWDEAVTAGWYNWIFEVEKYLKRNYDLSFETLRFLPRPDTDYLPPNSISMIIAQEPSPNDDGAWTMIAAPTHENLENGMTALTKRQHWDAVQGRITTYNRNTGVIDNIGIGATVFIFDTPFSVNNIRLVLTNWFSTNTMSFSLALVIGTVLLGIATKQMLTRFGRYDE from the coding sequence ATGGGACGGATCCTGCTTTTCATTGTTTTCCTGCTTGCCGGCCCGGCGATCGCCGCGGCGCAGACCGCGCCGGGCGCCGCCGCTCCCTTCGACATGGGCTCCGACGGCTCGGGCCCGCCGCCGCAGGCGGTCGATCCCGCAACGCCGCAGCCGGCAACGGCGGCGCCCGCGACGCCGGAGACCGCCGAGCGACTGCCCTTCTTCCGCTATGTCATCCCCGCCGACGAGATGCGCATCGAGGGCGAGAATGTCGAACGGTCCTGGTCGATGTATCTGACCGAGGAGCAGGCGCGCTCTGCGGCCAAGTTCAACATCGGCTACCAGAACTCGATCTTCGTTGCGCCCGAATTTTCGAGACTGACGATTTCCTTCAACAATGTCGAAGTGGCAAGCCCGCCGCTGTCGTCGTCCGAGCGCAAGTCCGACCTGCGCTTCGATGTGCCTGACGGCGTGCTCAAGCCCGGCTACAACATCGTCTCCTTCAAGATCAAGCAACGCCACCGCACAGACTGCGATCTCGAATCCACCTATGATCTGTGGACGGATATCGATCCGGAACGGACCTTCCTGATGTTCGACAATCCCGATGCAGGGTTGATGTCGACCACCGACGATATCCGCGCGGTCGGCGTCGATGCGCTCGGCCGCACCCGGTTCCATATCGTCGCGCCGGGCCTCTCCGATACGATCGCCGCCGATCCGCTCCTCGAACTGGCACAGGGACTGGCGCTCCTGGCCGACATGCCGAACACCCTGTTTACCTATTCGAAGAGCGAGCCGGTGAAATTCGCCTCCGGCGTCCTGCCGGTTTATGTCGGCACGCCCGCCGAACTGCGGCCGCTGCTCGGCGACGCGCTTCCGGATATCGGCACCACCCAGTCGGCGCGCTTCGTCTCTACCAACGCGCTCGGCCAGAGCGTGCTCGTGCTGGTGGCGCCGTCCTGGCAGCGCATCGGTCCGCTGATTGATGGCATCACCGCGCCGGCGGCGCGCTCGGCCGCCCAGAAGGATGAGGCCTATTCCACCCATTCGTGGCGCAAGCAGGACACCCAGCTCCTGACCGGTCACCGCACGCTGACCTTCGAGCAGCTCGGCATTCCGACCCAGGAATTCTCCGGCCGCGTTTTCCGCGCCGAATTCGCCATCGGCCTGCCCGCCGATTTCTATGCCGACGCCTATGGCGAGGCACGGCTTCTGCTTGACGCCGCCTACGGCCCGATCGTGCTGCCCGGCAGCCGCCTGCATGTCTTCGTCAACGATCAGCTCGCCGCGACATGGCCGATCAGCACGGTCAACGGCGCGGTTCTGCGCCGCACGCCGGTCCGGTTCACCATGCGCCACATGCGTCCGGGTGTGAACAAGATCGTTCTCGAGGCCGCGCTTCTTACCAAGGAGGACGCCGCATGCCTGCCTGGCCAGACCGCCGACGACACGCCGCGATTCGCCGTTTTCGACACCAGCGAATTCGAGATGCCCAATTTCGGCCGGGTGGCGCAGGTGCCCAATCTGTGGGCGACGAGCGGGACGGGCTTTCCCTATTCGCGCCACGAGGACCGCATCCCCTTATATATGGACAGCCTGAACGGCGACACGATGAGCGCGGCCTCGGACTTTGTCGCCAAGCTCGCCAACGCCGCTCGCCACCAGATTCCGGTCGACGTGGTGCATTCCGTCGACGATGTCGGTGACGGCGACGCGATCTTTCTCGGCGCGATCGGCACCTTGCCGGCTCAGGCGCTGCGCGAGACCAAGGTGTCCCAGACAAGCCGGAGCGTCTGGACGCAGCAGGTCGGCGGCGAGGCCAATTACAACGAAGCGCCGGAAACCACGATCGAGGAATGGGACGAGGCGGTGACGGCCGGCTGGTACAACTGGATCTTCGAGGTGGAAAAATACTTAAAGCGCAATTACGATCTCTCCTTCGAGACCTTGCGCTTCCTGCCGCGGCCGGACACCGATTATCTGCCGCCCAACTCGATTTCGATGATCATTGCGCAGGAACCGAGCCCCAATGACGACGGGGCGTGGACGATGATCGCGGCCCCGACCCATGAAAATCTGGAAAACGGCATGACGGCGCTGACCAAGCGCCAGCACTGGGATGCCGTGCAGGGGCGCATAACAACCTATAACCGCAATACCGGGGTGATCGACAATATCGGTATCGGCGCGACTGTGTTCATCTTCGACACGCCGTTCTCGGTCAACAATATCCGCCTGGTGCTGACCAACTGGTTTTCGACCAACACCATGTCCTTTTCGCTGGCGCTGGTGATCGGCACCGTTCTGCTCGGCATCGCGACCAAACAGATGCTGACCCGGTTCGGCCGCTACGACGAATAG
- the cpdR gene encoding cell cycle two-component system response regulator CpdR — MVLKILLAEDDDDMRRFLVKALEKAGYQVAAFDNGASAYDRLREEPFSLLLTDIVMPEMDGIELARRATELDPDLKVIFITGFAAVALNADSAAPKDAKVLSKPFHLRDLVDEVEKVLGV, encoded by the coding sequence ATGGTACTTAAAATTCTTCTGGCGGAAGATGACGACGACATGCGCCGTTTCCTGGTGAAAGCGCTGGAAAAGGCCGGCTATCAGGTCGCCGCTTTCGATAATGGCGCAAGCGCCTATGACAGGCTGCGAGAGGAACCTTTTTCGCTGCTTCTGACCGACATCGTCATGCCCGAGATGGACGGCATCGAGCTTGCCCGCCGGGCGACCGAACTCGACCCCGATCTCAAGGTGATCTTCATCACCGGCTTCGCCGCCGTCGCGCTCAACGCCGATTCGGCAGCCCCCAAGGACGCCAAGGTGCTTTCCAAGCCGTTTCACCTGCGCGATCTGGTCGACGAGGTGGAAAAGGTTCTCGGCGTATAG